A genome region from Chryseobacterium sp. G0186 includes the following:
- a CDS encoding IS3 family transposase, with product MLGLNRQIYYRSIKRTEVCRNRASEVVELVECVRIKMPRLGGRKLYFILKESLGSIKVGRDKFFDILRANHLLIVPRKNYHVTTNSHHRFRKHKNLILDYQITKPNQVWVADITYIGDRKSPSYLSLITDAYSKKIVGHFVADNLNTESSLIALKRALKKHKGMVGPLIHHSDRGLQYCSNEYQKVLQKHQLKCSMTQNSDPYENAIAERINGILKHEFNIDRHHINNALRRKLVDESIETYNNLRPHFSNYYLTPNQMHKQTKIKMRTYKNKNQSKRKFALV from the coding sequence TTGTTAGGGTTAAATAGACAAATCTATTATAGAAGTATCAAGCGTACAGAAGTTTGTAGGAATAGGGCTTCAGAGGTTGTAGAACTGGTAGAGTGTGTTCGTATTAAAATGCCCCGATTAGGAGGCAGAAAACTATATTTTATTTTAAAAGAATCCCTAGGTTCTATCAAAGTAGGAAGAGATAAATTCTTTGACATCCTAAGAGCGAATCATTTATTGATTGTCCCCAGGAAAAATTACCATGTTACGACCAACTCCCATCATCGCTTCAGAAAGCATAAAAATTTGATTCTGGACTATCAGATCACAAAACCCAACCAGGTTTGGGTTGCTGATATTACTTACATAGGGGACAGAAAAAGCCCAAGCTATTTAAGCTTAATAACGGATGCTTATTCCAAGAAAATAGTGGGACATTTTGTAGCAGATAATTTAAATACAGAAAGTAGTCTTATCGCATTGAAAAGAGCTTTAAAGAAACACAAAGGTATGGTAGGCCCATTAATTCATCATTCTGATCGTGGCTTACAATACTGCTCGAATGAATATCAGAAAGTCTTGCAAAAACATCAATTAAAATGCAGCATGACACAAAACTCAGATCCTTATGAAAATGCAATAGCAGAGAGGATAAATGGTATTTTAAAGCATGAATTTAATATTGATAGACATCATATAAACAATGCGTTAAGAAGAAAATTAGTGGATGAATCCATTGAAACCTATAATAATCTACGTCCTCATTTTTCAAATTATTATCTAACCCCAAATCAAATGCATAAACAGACAAAAATTAAAATGAGAACTTATAAAAATAAAAACCAAAGCAAAAGAAAATTTGCTCTGGTTTAA